Proteins encoded in a region of the Gigantopelta aegis isolate Gae_Host chromosome 13, Gae_host_genome, whole genome shotgun sequence genome:
- the LOC121387694 gene encoding uncharacterized protein LOC121387694 isoform X2, producing MTNNTTDFDTRVMETNDLLWLPGVLIGLLMVIFLGLSFLSYHRKFLRKQKLALEYASLDLNVKRPRIAVCLCATHTLPFHELASLANASGRQNPEGEAHVCEDTNDNSVQRGEHTIHRDISKSNGLKEFDNNDIHYRKCNEPSAFFNTPSQKCIGDNSNDTYNRKCNDVTEFQLDRDVCSQYKTNPEIQNKYDCQDEDGAFGFTNKLSAAGYSNTAYVADHDEIEMQQLDICPCCGYRRTSDLEASARFSPDSRLARSFPSQGDEHIVQDAFHKPLRYIERAKVHRAPEKKS from the coding sequence ATGACCAACAATACAACAGATTTTGATACACGCGTCATGGAGACAAACGACTTGCTGTGGCTTCCTGGTGTTCTTATTGGTTTATTGATGGTAATTTTCCTCGGTTTGTCCTTTCTCAGCTACCATCGGAAATTCTTACGGAAGCAAAAGCTTGCTTTGGAGTACGCCAGTTTAGATCTAAATGTCAAACGACCCAGAATCGCCGTCTGTCTGTGCGCTACACATACTCTCCCTTTTCACGAACTCGCGTCACTGGCCAATGCCTCGGGCAGGCAGAATCCAGAAGGAGAGGCACACGTGTGCGAAGACACGAACGATAACTCTGTGCAAAGGGGAGAACATACTATTCATAGGGATATCTCTAAGTCTAATGGCTTGAAGGAATTTGATAATAACGACATCCATTACCGGAAGTGTAATGAACCGAGTGCTTTTTTTAACACTCCTAGCCAAAAGTGCATTGGCGACAATTCTAACGACACATATAACAGGAAATGTAATGATGTCACGGAGTTTCAGCTTGACCGTGACGTCTGTTCTCAGTACAAGACTAATCcggaaatacaaaataaatatgactgtCAGGACGAGGATGGTGCTTTCGGGTTCACAAATAAACTGAGTGCAGCTGGGTATTCCAACACAGCATACGTAGCGGACCACGACGAGATTGAAATGCAGCAGCTGGACATCTGTCCTTGCTGCGGTTATAGACGGACCTCTGATCTGGAAGCCTCCGCGAGATTTTCTCCCGATTCCAGACTGGCACGGTCCTTTCCTTCTCAAGGAGACGAACACATTGTACAAGACGCGTTCCACAAACCATTGCGCTACATAGAGAGAGCCAAAGTTCATCGAGCACCAGAGAAGAAAA